The following coding sequences lie in one Euhalothece natronophila Z-M001 genomic window:
- a CDS encoding PIN domain-containing protein: MYAIDTNVLIRYIVEDNPEQAQKATEAIEPLTTEKQGFISCIVLCELNWVLIVVPIQFRSAAILAATREQDAPTTFRLLFFIWNHYKTAYKISKRERVATLQKILSVPVFKIEQLDCCLKALRSYEKGEADFSDYLIQQIGEKYGYEILLTFDQKASRETGFQCAF; this comes from the coding sequence ATGTATGCGATTGATACTAATGTTCTGATTCGGTATATTGTTGAAGATAATCCCGAACAGGCACAAAAGGCAACAGAAGCAATTGAACCACTAACAACAGAGAAACAAGGGTTTATCTCTTGTATTGTATTATGTGAATTGAATTGGGTACTTATAGTCGTTCCAATTCAGTTCCGTAGTGCAGCCATCTTGGCTGCTACTAGGGAGCAAGATGCTCCCACTACTTTTAGGTTGCTGTTTTTTATTTGGAATCACTATAAAACAGCTTATAAAATTTCTAAGCGTGAAAGAGTTGCAACATTGCAAAAAATTCTGTCTGTTCCTGTTTTTAAAATTGAGCAACTGGATTGTTGTCTGAAGGCTTTGAGAAGCTATGAGAAGGGAGAAGCTGATTTTTCTGATTATCTAATTCAGCAAATTGGTGAAAAATATGGGTATGAGATACTTCTAACTTTTGATCAAAAAGCATCTAGAGAAACTGGCTTTCAATGTGCTTTTTGA
- a CDS encoding AbrB/MazE/SpoVT family DNA-binding domain-containing protein codes for MSYLLDTNVCIKITLPKALRDAMHLKTGDKVLFEPLEDGTYVIKPRATDVKSLKGCVNYQGTPKTLEEMNAAIEQEAGTKL; via the coding sequence ATGAGTTATCTCTTGGATACCAATGTTTGTATTAAAATTACTTTACCGAAAGCCTTACGGGATGCCATGCACCTTAAAACAGGAGACAAAGTTTTGTTTGAACCACTAGAAGATGGAACGTATGTCATTAAGCCACGAGCAACAGATGTAAAATCTCTGAAAGGTTGTGTCAATTATCAGGGAACGCCAAAAACTCTAGAAGAGATGAATGCTGCAATTGAACAAGAAGCAGGAACCAAGTTGTAA
- a CDS encoding winged helix-turn-helix domain-containing protein has translation MAVPDYQSLMFPLLAFCNDANEHNVQEAIDALALQFQLTATEKNELLPSGKQTRFANRLGWARTYLKKAGLIESTARGKFKITERGKQFLKTNHDQKISAKDLE, from the coding sequence ATGGCTGTCCCGGATTATCAAAGTTTAATGTTTCCCCTTCTCGCCTTCTGTAATGATGCCAATGAACACAATGTACAAGAAGCCATTGATGCTTTAGCCCTTCAATTTCAACTGACTGCTACTGAAAAAAATGAATTACTTCCCAGTGGAAAACAAACACGCTTCGCCAATCGTTTGGGTTGGGCGAGAACTTACCTTAAAAAGGCTGGATTAATTGAAAGTACCGCTAGAGGTAAATTTAAAATTACAGAACGAGGAAAGCAGTTTCTAAAGACTAATCATGATCAAAAAATTAGTGCTAAAGACTTGGAATAA